A single genomic interval of Legionella israelensis harbors:
- a CDS encoding alpha-L-glutamate ligase-like protein, with protein MLFKVYRRLREQGILSINQRNSDYVLRYNPRKLYPLVDDKLKTKQLALKANIPVPSLYMSVKTEHEIHSLHEHLKKYKDFVIKPARGAGGDGILVITDRVFNRYRQVNGKLITDSELNYHLSCLLSGAFSLGGYSDYALIEKRVIVDPVFAEVSYEGVPDIRVITLLGYPAMAMVRLPTRISGGKANLHQGAIGAGISLKTGKTLTAVFHNDIIDYHPDTLHSVVDISVPYWEKILKIAAGCYELTGLGYLGVDIVLDKEQGPMMLELNARPGLNIQIANKTGILKRYHLIEKRYEEMPHAESIEQRVTFSRESFI; from the coding sequence ATGCTATTTAAAGTATATCGCCGTTTACGGGAGCAAGGCATCTTAAGCATCAATCAGCGCAATAGCGATTATGTGTTACGTTATAACCCAAGAAAGCTTTATCCCCTGGTGGATGATAAACTTAAAACCAAGCAGCTGGCTTTGAAAGCCAATATCCCTGTGCCTTCTTTATACATGTCGGTCAAAACAGAACATGAGATTCATTCCCTGCATGAGCATTTGAAAAAATACAAAGATTTTGTCATTAAGCCCGCAAGAGGCGCGGGAGGTGATGGTATTTTGGTTATTACGGATCGTGTGTTTAATCGTTACCGACAGGTTAATGGTAAATTGATAACAGACTCGGAATTGAACTATCATTTGTCCTGCCTTTTATCCGGCGCTTTCAGCTTGGGTGGTTACAGTGATTACGCTCTCATAGAAAAACGTGTCATTGTCGACCCTGTTTTTGCTGAAGTGAGTTATGAAGGTGTTCCGGACATACGTGTGATTACCCTTCTTGGATATCCCGCCATGGCCATGGTCCGCCTACCTACCCGCATATCCGGGGGCAAGGCAAATCTTCATCAGGGAGCGATTGGAGCCGGTATCAGCCTAAAAACAGGTAAAACTCTGACTGCGGTATTTCATAATGATATTATTGACTATCATCCGGATACGCTTCATTCAGTGGTCGATATTTCGGTCCCCTACTGGGAAAAAATACTTAAAATTGCTGCTGGCTGTTATGAGTTAACGGGTTTAGGATATTTAGGTGTTGATATTGTTCTTGATAAAGAGCAAGGGCCTATGATGTTGGAGTTAAACGCCAGGCCAGGATTAAATATACAAATTGCTAATAAAACCGGCATTTTAAAAAGATATCATCTAATAGAAAAGCGTTACGAGGAAATGCCCCATGCAGAATCCATAGAACAGCGGGTTACTTTTAGTCGCGAGTCTTTTATTTAA
- a CDS encoding inactive transglutaminase family protein — translation MKSNKRHVYGLILTLLVSGVSIFLYRHFSLDVPLTDTETINSWTVEANLRFTASRNTPIKASFTIPYLPPYFAILDEYFVSRNYGVTTNLSGYNRQTVWSIRRSSGPQSLYYRAIFRETDNNESALGKPQATKSPQPLEESKKSAVDTITSQVRQASADIQTFAQSTIRELNKKSGNAKLLVGNRFDDESIVNAALLVLNQANINALSVRGIHLTRQNKTDFKWLLAVYNGKEWAYINPLTGAAGLPKNFLVWQYGSEPVFELNGGKNPKFTVTVSPTPMNALTIAKSRALESDSQLLRFSLLQLPVHVQETYKILLTVPIGAFIILLLRNFIGLSTFGTFMPVLIALAFRETHVIWGVVLFTFIVSAGLLVRFYLDQLRLLLVPRLAAILTVVILLMVFISVMSHSLGLETGLSVALFPMIILTMTIERMCITWDERGAYEAIKSGIGSLIAAIICYWAMNYPPLQYLVFAFPETLLILLAFILWFGQYRGYRLTELMRFKALAGDNQHAI, via the coding sequence ATGAAAAGCAATAAACGCCATGTGTATGGCCTGATTCTCACCTTGCTGGTTTCTGGAGTAAGTATTTTCCTGTATCGACATTTTTCCCTCGATGTTCCGTTAACCGATACTGAAACCATTAACAGCTGGACAGTTGAGGCCAATCTGCGTTTTACCGCCAGTCGCAACACTCCGATTAAAGCCAGCTTTACCATTCCTTATTTACCACCTTATTTTGCTATTCTTGATGAGTATTTTGTTTCCCGAAATTATGGTGTGACGACCAATCTCAGCGGTTATAACCGTCAGACAGTATGGTCCATCCGCCGAAGCAGCGGACCTCAGTCATTGTATTATCGAGCCATATTCCGTGAAACCGACAATAACGAATCTGCCCTGGGAAAGCCGCAAGCGACAAAATCTCCTCAACCCCTTGAAGAAAGTAAGAAATCTGCTGTTGATACAATAACCAGCCAGGTCAGACAAGCTTCCGCCGATATTCAAACCTTTGCCCAGAGCACGATCAGAGAATTAAATAAAAAAAGCGGTAATGCCAAATTGTTGGTGGGAAACCGCTTTGATGATGAATCTATCGTCAATGCAGCACTTTTGGTTTTAAATCAGGCCAATATTAATGCTTTATCTGTGCGGGGAATTCATTTAACACGGCAAAACAAAACCGATTTTAAATGGCTTCTAGCTGTTTATAACGGTAAGGAGTGGGCGTACATTAATCCTCTCACCGGAGCTGCGGGTTTACCAAAGAATTTTTTGGTTTGGCAGTATGGAAGCGAGCCTGTTTTTGAGTTAAACGGCGGTAAAAATCCCAAATTTACAGTGACCGTTTCACCTACTCCTATGAATGCCTTAACAATTGCCAAGTCACGGGCTTTGGAATCAGACTCACAGTTATTGCGCTTTTCACTTCTCCAGTTACCGGTTCATGTGCAGGAAACTTATAAAATATTGCTGACCGTTCCCATCGGTGCATTTATCATCTTGTTACTGCGTAATTTCATTGGTCTCAGCACATTTGGCACTTTTATGCCTGTACTGATTGCTCTGGCTTTTCGTGAAACGCATGTGATTTGGGGAGTGGTTTTATTTACCTTTATCGTCTCTGCCGGCTTACTGGTACGATTTTATCTTGATCAACTTCGACTTTTACTGGTCCCAAGGCTTGCGGCCATTCTTACCGTAGTTATACTTCTCATGGTCTTTATTTCAGTGATGAGCCATAGCTTAGGGTTGGAAACAGGTTTGTCGGTCGCCTTGTTTCCCATGATCATTTTGACCATGACCATTGAACGAATGTGTATTACCTGGGATGAGCGTGGGGCCTATGAAGCGATTAAATCAGGCATAGGAAGCCTGATCGCTGCTATTATTTGTTATTGGGCCATGAATTATCCGCCATTACAGTATTTGGTATTTGCCTTCCCGGAAACCTTATTGATATTGCTGGCTTTTATTTTGTGGTTTGGTCAATATCGCGGATATCGTTTGACAGAATTAATGCGTTTCAAGGCCCTGGCCGGAGATAACCAGCATGCTATTTAA
- a CDS encoding ATP-dependent zinc protease family protein: MKQIIILFFSLVLFIGTAMAENEKTLFGFVEKATLVDKNLTLSAKMDTGAKSASLNAVDIHEIEIDDEPYLRFTVPTKNGPVVFQKKFLGNVKIKVRSGESPFRSSKTGAIKRPVVLMDIKLGNKVRTIKVNLTNRKRFNYPLLLGREAIIEFGGIIDPSRTFISTSNQTMDKK, from the coding sequence ATGAAACAGATAATCATTCTTTTTTTTTCTTTAGTGTTATTTATCGGAACTGCTATGGCCGAGAATGAAAAAACCCTATTTGGCTTTGTAGAAAAAGCGACCTTAGTTGATAAAAACCTCACCTTATCTGCCAAAATGGATACGGGAGCTAAATCGGCTTCTTTAAACGCGGTCGATATCCATGAAATTGAAATTGACGATGAGCCATACCTTCGTTTCACCGTACCCACTAAAAATGGCCCGGTGGTGTTTCAAAAAAAATTTCTTGGAAATGTTAAAATCAAGGTTCGCAGCGGCGAAAGCCCATTTCGCTCATCAAAAACAGGCGCCATTAAACGGCCGGTCGTTTTAATGGATATTAAACTGGGAAATAAAGTTCGAACGATAAAAGTGAATCTTACCAACCGTAAACGGTTTAATTATCCGCTTCTTCTTGGCCGAGAAGCCATTATTGAATTCGGAGGAATCATCGATCCCTCCCGAACATTCATATCAACCTCAAACCAGACAATGGATAAAAAATGA
- the murU gene encoding N-acetylmuramate alpha-1-phosphate uridylyltransferase MurU yields MKTAMILAAGRGSRLKPITDAIPKSLCEVHGKTLIEHHVIRLAKAGFTRLIVNHAYLGGHIRRHLGKGHQWGVQISYSPEPTGGLETGGGIVNALPLIGSEAFVCVNADIYTDYDFSQLQLPTESLAHLVLVKNNAALNHFGDFALSRKGILSNDHAEYTYSGIAVYRPEIFKKLPLGRYSVIPLLRKLTQQQRLTGEIYTGLWFDVGSHERLKAVNKFVF; encoded by the coding sequence ATGAAAACTGCCATGATCCTTGCCGCCGGCCGCGGCAGCCGCCTGAAACCTATCACGGATGCAATACCTAAATCACTTTGTGAGGTTCACGGCAAAACCCTGATTGAACATCATGTGATTCGCCTGGCAAAAGCCGGTTTCACTCGTCTCATCGTTAATCATGCTTATCTGGGTGGGCATATCCGACGCCATCTTGGCAAGGGTCATCAATGGGGCGTTCAAATCAGCTATTCTCCCGAGCCTACCGGGGGCCTGGAAACAGGTGGAGGCATTGTTAATGCGCTTCCCTTGATTGGTTCAGAAGCTTTTGTCTGTGTTAACGCAGATATCTATACCGATTATGATTTCAGTCAGCTTCAATTGCCAACTGAAAGCCTTGCTCATTTGGTGCTGGTAAAAAATAATGCCGCTCTAAATCATTTTGGTGACTTTGCTTTGTCTAGGAAAGGTATCCTAAGTAACGACCATGCAGAATATACATATTCCGGCATCGCCGTTTACCGACCTGAGATCTTTAAGAAACTGCCTCTGGGGCGTTATTCCGTTATCCCTTTATTGAGGAAGCTGACTCAGCAACAACGGCTCACAGGAGAAATTTATACCGGTCTTTGGTTTGATGTTGGCAGCCATGAACGACTGAAAGCCGTCAATAAGTTTGTCTTTTAA
- a CDS encoding aminoglycoside phosphotransferase family protein — MQQRENTLKEWLEKLIGHSMFTLIPLAGDASFRRYFRLTVNGMSRIVMDAPPEKERLEPFIKIAEILALNDVLSPEIFAINRKDGFLLLEDFGDKLLLHTLNADNVNFYYSQAIDILFKIQHAWPTESFPLFNTQFIQEEISLCKHWFLQRYLSLTLTSSEEKLLIELMCWIAEQINQQPRVLIHRDYHSRNLMILDNGLGVIDFQDAMRGPLMYDLVSLLKDCYLSWPRAQVLQWLADFHRRSTDIRDWSLDEVIRAFDLCGLQRHLKVLGIFTRLYLRDNKPGYLQDLPLTLHYVRECAALYPELHTFLDFLQTRVNLP; from the coding sequence ATGCAACAAAGGGAAAACACACTTAAAGAATGGCTGGAAAAACTGATTGGCCATTCGATGTTTACCCTGATACCTCTGGCAGGAGATGCCAGTTTCAGGCGTTATTTTCGTTTAACCGTTAACGGGATGAGTCGAATCGTGATGGATGCTCCTCCCGAAAAAGAAAGGCTTGAACCATTCATTAAAATAGCCGAAATACTGGCTCTCAATGATGTTTTATCGCCTGAAATCTTTGCCATCAATAGAAAAGACGGCTTTCTGCTGCTGGAAGATTTTGGTGATAAATTACTCTTACATACTCTTAATGCCGACAACGTCAACTTCTATTACAGCCAGGCCATCGACATCCTCTTTAAAATCCAGCACGCTTGGCCAACGGAATCTTTTCCTCTATTCAATACCCAGTTCATTCAGGAAGAAATCAGCTTGTGTAAGCATTGGTTTTTGCAACGTTATTTATCCTTGACATTAACAAGCAGCGAAGAAAAACTCCTTATTGAGCTTATGTGCTGGATTGCTGAACAAATCAATCAACAGCCACGGGTGTTAATCCATAGAGATTATCACTCACGTAACCTGATGATCCTCGATAATGGGTTAGGGGTCATTGATTTCCAGGATGCCATGAGAGGGCCCTTGATGTATGATTTGGTTTCCTTACTCAAGGATTGTTATTTATCATGGCCGCGAGCTCAAGTTCTTCAGTGGCTGGCTGATTTTCATCGCCGTTCAACTGATATCAGAGACTGGTCTCTCGATGAAGTGATTCGTGCTTTCGATCTCTGTGGATTGCAGCGTCATCTAAAAGTTTTAGGAATCTTCACAAGACTTTATTTACGTGATAATAAGCCTGGTTATCTGCAGGATTTGCCTTTAACCCTACACTATGTGCGAGAATGTGCAGCGCTTTATCCTGAATTACATACTTTTTTGGATTTTTTGCAAACCAGGGTGAATTTACCATGA
- a CDS encoding LPS-assembly protein LptD, translating to MVLILSLVSAAFYAAAFAGELKSEPVQACIRVPDVSLNSVVRAQYAQCLGWLPDQSPLCYGAYSPVSIAPLADPDEIRIMAKEVSFYQQGQSLLKGNVEVQEGQRVLSAQTAYVYRDAKTSQVNRIELLGDVRYMEPDRLMIARKAIIYPQDKSGQVEDVLYRFKTGRRGAILPAWGRASLIQRFPDKDYLLKQATYSNCAPQDNAWEIRAESIRLDHAKGRGVARNAVLRIRDVPVLYIPYISFPTNKERKSGFLMPVTGYSNVGGYDLALPYYLNLAPNYDATLIPHMYTRRGVMMGGQFRYLTKQSTGVVEGHFLPQDRAFKNFVRENLLQYPTLKNESFNRWSVGIHDITSWSPNLRSTINFQQVSDDYFLQDFSTNLAVLTERQLIRQADMVYFSEHWKFKAMAQSYQTLNPVNQTPVEGVYERLPQLFAQGLYTDLPLNADFQLLSQYDQFHWPNDSVRLRPEGPRLHLNPILGFPQTQPWGYLTPSVQLVEDYYDVNYNNRKISDQNFNRTIPRYSIDGGLFFERNIQLMGQSYTQTLEPRLFYLYVPYRDQTQIPVYDSAYMIFNTDQLFRTNRFSGYDRVGDANQLSYAVASRWLSEETGNEKASFSIGQIRYFSDRRVQLCQSITGQCTDNPNALGFLSPDSEYSPVAARATYHFSPSWILTGDYVWDPATRATNNGHLNFHYQPAYNHVLRFAYSYLVNGDVSPVADNTFKNTTLHQATFAYAWPFNDHWSSLGAYSYNLSKGYGMMTFLGIQYDSCCWAVRLLGGRTFKNLNSDFRPEYNNNVYLQILLKGLGSVANSDPYSTIHTYIPGYNDQFHR from the coding sequence ATGGTTTTGATCTTGAGTCTGGTGTCAGCAGCGTTTTATGCAGCAGCTTTTGCTGGCGAGCTGAAAAGCGAACCGGTTCAGGCCTGTATCCGGGTGCCGGATGTATCTTTAAACTCTGTCGTTCGCGCTCAATATGCTCAATGTTTGGGTTGGTTGCCTGATCAGTCACCTCTCTGTTATGGTGCCTACAGCCCCGTTTCCATAGCTCCATTAGCTGATCCTGATGAAATTCGCATTATGGCGAAAGAAGTGTCCTTTTATCAGCAGGGACAGTCGCTTTTAAAAGGAAACGTGGAAGTGCAGGAGGGGCAGCGTGTGCTTAGCGCTCAAACAGCCTACGTATATCGTGATGCCAAGACCAGCCAGGTAAATCGCATTGAACTATTGGGCGATGTTCGCTACATGGAGCCGGATCGCCTGATGATTGCAAGAAAAGCCATCATTTATCCCCAGGATAAATCCGGGCAGGTGGAAGATGTATTATACCGTTTTAAAACTGGTCGCAGGGGCGCTATTTTGCCTGCCTGGGGAAGAGCCAGCCTTATACAACGTTTTCCTGATAAAGATTATCTGTTAAAGCAGGCAACTTACAGTAATTGCGCACCTCAAGACAATGCGTGGGAGATCCGCGCTGAAAGCATCAGGCTTGATCATGCCAAAGGCAGAGGGGTTGCCAGAAATGCTGTTTTACGGATACGTGATGTTCCGGTTTTGTATATACCTTATATCAGCTTTCCGACCAATAAAGAACGTAAATCCGGATTTTTAATGCCTGTCACTGGTTATTCCAATGTAGGTGGCTATGATTTAGCGCTTCCCTATTATTTGAATCTTGCCCCAAATTATGACGCCACGCTTATTCCTCATATGTATACCCGCCGTGGAGTGATGATGGGTGGGCAATTCAGATACCTGACAAAACAATCAACGGGCGTTGTGGAGGGACATTTTTTACCGCAGGACAGGGCTTTTAAGAATTTTGTTCGTGAAAATTTACTGCAATACCCGACATTAAAAAATGAATCCTTTAATCGTTGGTCTGTAGGTATACATGACATTACCTCATGGAGTCCAAATTTGCGTTCAACCATTAATTTCCAGCAAGTCTCAGATGACTATTTTTTACAGGATTTCAGCACAAACCTGGCTGTATTGACTGAAAGGCAGTTAATCAGACAAGCGGATATGGTTTATTTCAGTGAGCATTGGAAATTCAAAGCCATGGCGCAGAGTTATCAGACTTTAAACCCCGTCAACCAGACCCCGGTTGAGGGCGTTTATGAACGCTTGCCTCAACTGTTTGCGCAGGGACTTTATACCGACTTACCCTTAAATGCCGATTTTCAGTTGTTGAGTCAATATGATCAGTTTCACTGGCCAAACGATTCGGTACGTCTTCGCCCTGAGGGTCCTCGTCTTCATCTTAACCCTATATTAGGTTTTCCGCAGACACAGCCTTGGGGATATTTAACGCCTTCGGTGCAGCTTGTGGAAGATTATTATGACGTTAATTACAATAATCGTAAGATTTCAGATCAGAATTTCAATCGCACTATCCCAAGATACAGTATTGACGGCGGCCTTTTTTTTGAACGAAATATTCAACTCATGGGGCAGTCTTATACGCAAACGCTGGAGCCACGATTATTTTATCTTTACGTTCCCTATCGTGATCAGACACAAATACCTGTCTATGATTCAGCGTATATGATTTTCAATACCGATCAATTGTTCAGGACAAACCGTTTTTCCGGTTATGATCGCGTCGGAGATGCCAATCAACTCTCCTATGCGGTGGCCTCCCGCTGGTTATCTGAAGAAACAGGCAATGAAAAGGCCAGTTTTTCCATCGGTCAAATCCGTTATTTTTCTGACCGTCGTGTTCAATTATGTCAGAGCATTACTGGTCAATGTACCGATAATCCAAATGCGCTGGGATTTTTATCCCCCGATTCTGAATATTCACCGGTGGCTGCGAGAGCAACCTATCACTTTAGCCCTTCCTGGATTTTAACCGGTGATTATGTTTGGGATCCTGCAACCCGTGCGACCAATAACGGCCATCTCAATTTTCATTATCAACCCGCATACAATCATGTGCTTCGTTTTGCTTACAGTTATTTAGTGAATGGCGATGTCAGTCCCGTGGCCGATAATACGTTTAAAAACACGACACTGCATCAGGCAACCTTTGCTTATGCCTGGCCTTTTAATGATCATTGGAGTAGCCTTGGCGCTTACAGTTATAACCTTAGTAAGGGTTATGGCATGATGACTTTTCTAGGAATACAGTATGACAGTTGTTGTTGGGCGGTTCGTTTATTAGGAGGCCGTACCTTTAAGAATTTAAATTCAGATTTCAGGCCGGAATATAATAACAATGTTTATTTGCAGATTTTATTAAAAGGACTAGGCTCTGTTGCCAATAGCGATCCCTACAGCACCATACATACGTATATTCCAGGTTATAATGATCAATTTCATCGATGA
- a CDS encoding peptidylprolyl isomerase → MLARVIICLLFFSSVAFAESTQLLDKVVALVNDDVITETELNAQVDVLKRQILAKKMALPEDKILRKQVLQHLIDVDLQLQLAKNNGITVDSIELDEAIHKIAETNKLTLSQLREEVIRQGMSWKEYRQNIRKEMIISRLQQKAVGKDVVISKEQVENYLKAAKQTNKSEQTFHVQNIVIPLPEEPTTEQLTKAKNKAQKLLAKIKKGENFTRLAVEESSGEFALEGGDLGERHLAELPDVFAKEVVKMKAGEVAGPLRTGNGYQLIKLISTSENKKQPHLITKTHVRHILLKPTAGMTPEEARKQVNNIYQQLKAGKDFALMAKQYSLDATSAVKGGDLGWVKPGELVPEFEDTMNKLPLNKVSEPVKSQFGWHLIQVLGRKKEDDSDAFEKAQVLQHLQQRKFVEAVQNWQQHLRADAYVKIMDKDLT, encoded by the coding sequence ATGTTGGCTCGAGTTATTATATGTCTGCTTTTCTTTTCATCCGTGGCTTTTGCTGAAAGCACGCAACTCTTAGATAAAGTAGTTGCTCTGGTAAATGATGATGTGATTACAGAAACTGAGTTAAATGCGCAGGTAGATGTCTTAAAAAGACAGATCCTTGCCAAAAAAATGGCTTTGCCGGAAGATAAGATCTTGCGTAAGCAGGTATTGCAGCATTTAATTGATGTTGACCTGCAATTACAGCTCGCCAAAAACAATGGTATTACCGTAGACAGCATTGAACTGGACGAGGCAATCCATAAAATAGCTGAAACGAATAAATTGACGCTATCTCAATTGCGAGAGGAAGTGATTCGACAGGGAATGAGCTGGAAAGAATATCGACAAAATATTCGTAAGGAGATGATTATTTCACGCTTGCAGCAAAAAGCTGTAGGTAAAGATGTGGTCATATCAAAAGAACAAGTGGAAAATTATCTTAAAGCAGCAAAGCAGACGAATAAATCAGAGCAGACCTTCCACGTACAAAACATTGTTATTCCATTGCCTGAAGAGCCTACTACAGAGCAGCTGACAAAAGCTAAAAATAAAGCCCAGAAATTATTGGCCAAAATCAAAAAAGGTGAAAATTTTACTCGTCTGGCTGTGGAAGAGTCCAGTGGAGAGTTTGCTTTAGAAGGCGGGGATTTGGGGGAGCGTCACCTGGCTGAGTTACCGGACGTATTTGCCAAAGAAGTGGTTAAAATGAAAGCAGGGGAAGTGGCCGGACCATTAAGAACAGGGAATGGGTATCAGTTAATTAAATTAATTTCAACAAGTGAGAATAAAAAACAACCTCACTTGATCACCAAAACTCATGTGCGTCATATTTTATTGAAACCCACTGCTGGCATGACTCCAGAAGAGGCCAGAAAGCAGGTCAATAATATCTATCAGCAGCTTAAAGCAGGTAAGGATTTTGCGCTGATGGCTAAACAATATTCACTGGATGCCACAAGTGCGGTTAAAGGAGGGGATTTAGGCTGGGTAAAGCCTGGAGAGTTGGTGCCCGAATTTGAAGACACTATGAATAAGCTTCCGCTGAACAAGGTGAGCGAACCGGTTAAATCGCAATTTGGCTGGCACCTTATTCAGGTTTTAGGGCGAAAAAAAGAGGATGATTCGGATGCTTTTGAGAAAGCACAGGTTTTGCAACATTTGCAGCAGCGAAAATTTGTTGAGGCCGTGCAAAATTGGCAGCAACATCTGCGTGCTGATGCCTATGTGAAAATTATGGATAAGGACTTGACATGA